In Rhodospirillum rubrum ATCC 11170, a genomic segment contains:
- a CDS encoding glycogen/starch/alpha-glucan phosphorylase, translating into MDTVIRTDFELDEGIDFTDVEQIKHGLVTSMVRGVGFDPASATEHDWFLALASLLRGHLSEKGMMTSRAQYGSDTKRVYYLSLEFLTGRRLVKHLLDLGIESAVRAALRELGQDLDRVAEQESDAALGNGGLGRLAACFLDSMATHGYPGYGYGIRYEFGMFSQTIENGQQVEHPESWLRNGNPWEIVRHNVSYPVRFGGHIVCFRDEGGEERCRWVDANEVIAEAYDLKETGYGGAYGCNLRLWSARATQDFDLSYFNEGNYIEAVKDKTTSENLSKVLYPMDTTLMGQELRLKQEYFFVSASLQDILARFFKVHKDPKQIPAKIVIQLNDTHPALAVPEMMRLLMDNHALSWDAAWDITRDTFAYTNHTLLPEALETWPVAMLEAILPRHLEIIYKINYGFLQQVRRAFPGDVAMLRRMSLIDEDTHRVRMAHLAVVGSRRVNGVAALHTKLLRERVFPDFDAFFPEKFVNVTNGITQRRWLLQSNPPLAALVSETIGEGWLTDLDRLRDLEKLADDPAFQDRFLTIKAGAKARAAALIAERCGVVVSTASLFDIQIKRIHEYKRQLLNIMQVIARYNAIRRDPKAVMTPRTVIFGGKAAPGYYVAKKIIRLINDVAETINHDPAVRDLLKVVFVPNYNVSTAEILIPSCDLSEQISTAGTEASGTGNMKFALNGALTIGTLDGANIEIREEVGDDNIFIFGHTAQEVSQIKAQGYDPWSWYAADDEMRTVIDMIRDGFFSTEEPDRYRPIADALLGSDTYLVLADFRSYMDAQKAVDGLYTNQRVWARQAILNIARVGKFSSDRAIHTYAKDIWGVRPMDALS; encoded by the coding sequence ATGGATACGGTGATCCGCACCGATTTCGAGCTCGACGAGGGGATCGACTTCACCGACGTCGAGCAGATCAAGCACGGGCTTGTCACGTCGATGGTCCGTGGGGTCGGCTTCGATCCGGCTTCGGCGACCGAGCACGATTGGTTTCTCGCCCTGGCCAGCCTGTTGCGCGGCCATCTCAGCGAAAAGGGCATGATGACGTCGCGCGCCCAATACGGCAGCGATACCAAGCGCGTCTATTATCTGTCGCTGGAGTTTCTGACCGGACGGCGGCTGGTCAAGCATCTGCTCGATCTTGGCATCGAGTCGGCGGTGCGCGCCGCCTTGCGCGAACTGGGCCAGGATCTGGACCGGGTGGCCGAGCAGGAAAGCGACGCGGCCTTGGGCAATGGCGGCCTTGGCCGGCTGGCCGCCTGCTTCCTTGATTCCATGGCCACCCATGGCTATCCCGGCTATGGCTACGGCATCCGCTATGAATTCGGCATGTTCTCGCAGACCATCGAAAACGGTCAGCAGGTCGAACATCCCGAAAGCTGGCTGCGCAACGGCAATCCCTGGGAAATCGTTCGCCACAACGTCAGCTATCCGGTGCGCTTTGGCGGCCACATCGTCTGCTTCCGCGACGAAGGCGGCGAGGAGCGCTGCCGCTGGGTCGACGCCAACGAGGTGATCGCCGAGGCCTATGACCTTAAGGAAACCGGCTACGGCGGCGCTTACGGCTGTAATCTGCGCCTGTGGTCGGCCCGCGCCACCCAGGATTTCGACCTGAGCTATTTCAACGAAGGCAACTATATCGAGGCGGTCAAGGACAAGACCACCAGCGAGAACCTGTCCAAGGTGTTGTATCCTATGGACACGACGCTGATGGGGCAGGAACTGCGGCTGAAGCAGGAATATTTCTTCGTTTCCGCCTCGCTGCAAGACATCCTCGCCCGCTTCTTCAAGGTCCATAAGGACCCCAAGCAGATCCCGGCGAAGATCGTCATCCAGCTCAACGACACCCATCCGGCCCTGGCGGTGCCCGAGATGATGCGGCTGTTGATGGATAATCACGCCTTGTCATGGGATGCCGCCTGGGACATCACCCGCGACACCTTCGCCTATACCAATCACACCTTGCTGCCCGAGGCCCTGGAAACTTGGCCGGTGGCGATGCTCGAAGCGATTTTGCCCCGCCATCTCGAGATCATCTACAAGATCAACTACGGCTTCCTTCAGCAGGTCCGCCGCGCCTTCCCCGGCGATGTCGCCATGCTGCGCCGCATGTCGCTGATCGACGAGGATACCCACCGGGTGCGCATGGCCCATCTGGCGGTGGTTGGCAGCCGGCGGGTCAATGGCGTGGCGGCCCTTCACACCAAACTGCTGCGCGAGCGGGTCTTCCCCGATTTCGATGCCTTCTTCCCCGAGAAATTCGTCAATGTCACCAACGGCATCACCCAGCGCCGCTGGCTTTTGCAGTCAAATCCGCCGCTTGCCGCCCTGGTGAGCGAGACGATCGGCGAAGGCTGGTTGACCGATCTCGACCGCCTGCGCGATCTGGAGAAGTTGGCCGACGATCCGGCCTTCCAGGACCGCTTCCTGACGATCAAGGCCGGCGCGAAGGCCCGGGCGGCGGCTTTGATCGCCGAGCGCTGCGGCGTCGTCGTCTCCACCGCCTCGCTGTTTGATATCCAGATCAAGCGCATTCACGAATACAAGCGCCAGCTGCTCAACATCATGCAGGTGATCGCCCGCTATAACGCCATCCGCCGCGATCCCAAGGCGGTCATGACGCCGCGCACGGTGATCTTCGGCGGCAAGGCGGCGCCCGGGTATTACGTCGCCAAGAAGATCATCCGCCTGATCAACGATGTCGCCGAGACCATCAACCACGATCCGGCGGTGCGCGATCTGTTGAAGGTGGTCTTCGTTCCCAATTACAACGTCTCGACCGCCGAGATCCTGATCCCGTCTTGCGATCTGTCCGAACAGATCTCGACCGCCGGCACCGAGGCTTCGGGAACGGGCAACATGAAATTCGCCCTCAACGGCGCTTTGACCATCGGCACCCTGGACGGCGCCAATATCGAAATCCGCGAAGAGGTCGGCGACGACAATATCTTCATCTTCGGCCACACCGCCCAGGAGGTTTCGCAGATCAAGGCGCAGGGCTACGATCCGTGGAGCTGGTATGCGGCCGATGACGAGATGCGCACGGTGATCGATATGATCCGCGACGGCTTCTTCTCGACCGAGGAACCCGACCGCTATCGGCCGATCGCCGATGCCCTGCTGGGGTCCGATACCTATCTGGTGCTGGCCGATTTCCGTTCGTATATGGATGCGCAAAAGGCGGTGGACGGGCTTTACACCAACCAACGCGTCTGGGCGCGTCAGGCCATCCTCAACATCGCCCGGGTTGGCAAGTTCTCGTCCGACCGGGCGATCCATACCTATGCCAAGGATATTTGGGGCGTGCGGCCGATGGACGCCCTCTCCTGA
- the glgA gene encoding glycogen synthase GlgA, with protein MKVLFVTSEAYPLVKTGGLGDVAGALPAALRDIGVDARILLPAYPDAMRRARLTGKTVPLGNPLGVGETRLLEGTMPDTGCPLWLLDCPAMYERTGGPYMMYSGVDWPDNFRRFALLSKVAAMIGTAGDLMDWRPDVLHGHDWQTGLVPAYLNAWGARRPPFLFSIHNMEYRGLFGPEILDLIGLPRSQFSINGLEFHGLVSTLKAGIVYAQAVATVSPSYAAEIKTPVGGQGLEGLLQARAGDLSGILNGIDSNAWNPQTDPYLAAPIDGADPAPGKRINKDMLKRRMGLDADGDRPLFGLVSRFVAQKGIDLVVAALPGMIAGGAQVAILGAGDTGLEAALNDIVGRYPGAAAVHVGYDEHLAHLIEGAADFLLVPSRFEPCGLTQLYALRYGTIPVVRRTGGLADSVSHLDDGPNGTGIVFDHALPDALEWAIGRAMTLYRDKATLNKVRQRGMSQDFSWKRSAKEYLRVYGSMVGGDVHRP; from the coding sequence ATGAAGGTTTTGTTCGTGACTTCCGAGGCCTACCCGCTGGTCAAGACCGGCGGATTGGGCGATGTGGCGGGGGCTCTGCCCGCCGCCCTGCGCGACATCGGCGTCGATGCCCGCATTCTTCTGCCCGCCTATCCCGACGCCATGCGCCGGGCCCGCCTGACGGGCAAGACCGTACCGCTTGGTAATCCGCTTGGCGTTGGCGAGACCAGACTGCTTGAAGGGACGATGCCCGATACCGGCTGCCCCTTGTGGTTGCTCGACTGCCCGGCGATGTACGAGCGGACCGGAGGGCCCTACATGATGTATTCGGGCGTCGACTGGCCCGATAACTTCCGAAGATTCGCCTTGTTGTCCAAGGTCGCGGCGATGATCGGCACCGCCGGCGACCTGATGGACTGGCGCCCCGACGTGTTGCACGGCCACGATTGGCAGACCGGACTGGTTCCGGCCTATCTGAATGCCTGGGGGGCGCGCCGTCCGCCCTTTTTGTTCTCGATCCACAACATGGAATACCGCGGGTTGTTCGGTCCCGAGATCCTTGATCTGATCGGGTTGCCGCGCAGCCAGTTCTCGATCAACGGCTTGGAATTCCATGGGCTGGTCTCCACGCTCAAGGCCGGGATAGTCTATGCCCAAGCCGTGGCCACCGTTAGCCCAAGTTATGCCGCCGAGATAAAGACTCCGGTCGGCGGCCAGGGGCTGGAAGGCTTGCTGCAGGCGCGGGCGGGCGATCTTTCGGGAATTCTGAACGGCATCGACTCCAACGCCTGGAACCCGCAAACCGATCCCTATTTGGCCGCGCCCATCGACGGGGCCGATCCGGCGCCGGGGAAGCGGATCAACAAGGACATGCTCAAGCGGCGGATGGGACTCGACGCCGATGGCGATCGCCCGCTGTTTGGTCTGGTCAGCCGTTTCGTCGCCCAGAAGGGAATCGATCTGGTGGTCGCCGCGCTGCCCGGCATGATCGCCGGCGGCGCCCAGGTCGCCATTCTCGGCGCCGGCGACACCGGCCTTGAAGCGGCCTTGAACGACATCGTCGGGCGCTATCCCGGGGCGGCGGCCGTCCATGTCGGCTATGACGAGCATCTGGCCCATCTGATCGAAGGGGCGGCCGATTTCCTGCTGGTGCCTTCGCGCTTCGAGCCCTGCGGGCTGACCCAGCTTTACGCCTTGCGCTATGGCACCATTCCGGTGGTGCGCCGCACCGGTGGGCTGGCCGATTCGGTGAGCCATCTCGATGATGGTCCGAACGGAACGGGCATCGTGTTCGACCATGCGCTTCCCGACGCCCTGGAGTGGGCGATCGGTCGGGCGATGACGCTGTATCGCGACAAGGCGACGCTGAACAAAGTTCGCCAGCGGGGGATGTCCCAGGATTTCAGTTGGAAACGCTCCGCCAAAGAGTACCTTAGAGTCTACGGCTCCATGGTGGGCGGGGATGTTCACCGGCCTTGA